AACAAGTACGGACAGAGTATTGATTTAAGATGCCCTATGGAGGTCTTTTCTTAAAAAACAAAATGCCCTATGGAGGTCTTTTCTAAAAATTAAATAACCTTCGCGTTCTCACGCCACTCACTCAGAGATATACTACATCACAGATGCTAACAAGGCGAGCACATAAGAAACAAAGCACTAGAGTCAAACGACGCGAGTATACTCGATTACTTATGTAAACCATGCATTCCAGACACACACACCATCACCACATACACCACCATAGCACAACCTCCAGGAGGAGACCTGGATATATTCCTGACTGACTGCACAGCAAAATAAAATTATGAAGGAATTCGAGCGCTAAGCATGAGCAGATTTTGGAGCACAATGTGCCATCCAAATTGCTAGGCTGCAAGGACTATTATCACTATGAGCAACACCACCCCGAAAATAACCATCAACAGGCATATCTGCAAAAGGGAAATCAGGGCGTCACAGTTAGAGAACAGATATGGAGAATGTTAAAACCAAGTGTGGATTACTGAATATACCAGAGAAGAGTTTGACTTCTGGGTTTTAGCAGCTTTTGAAAGCTGGCCTTTTGCTTGTGAAGTCGCAGCAACAGAATTGTCGATATGAGTGTCAATGTCATCTGCAGTACAAGGAGAAATAATACAATCAGATAATTGTGGGAAAGTAAACAGTATTGCCCTTTAACATATGGTATTGGGTATCATCTCATCTGTCAGCTGAAAAAAGGTATCACACACCGATCATTGCTCCTTGATCATGAACTAGCACAGCAAGATCTTTAAAGATCTCATTTACTTCAGTGATTTGGTGTTGAATCTCCTGTATTCCCTGGTCCCTTTCCTCAATGATGGCCTCGTTGAACACAATCTCATTATCCAAGAAGACTAACTCTTGTCTATGGTACAATAAAAAGGTTAAAGTTAGTGCCTTACTCGAGACATTAAATCATTAAGATTAAGAGTAACTTATAAACACACAAAGGTTCAAAGTTCTTGACAATAAAAAAACATTTCTTGTGCATAAAGTCACCGAGATATGTCTGTCAAGTTTACAACAAGAATACGAAGCCCAGACGGATATAAGATAATTAGATTGATGAAACACACCATATATGAATAATATTATCAACTCACCTTCTTGATTCTAGAAGCTGAGTGCGCTGCTCAGCCAACTTATCAGCACCGTTATTCATCTCGGTTGAGTTATAGCTGCAAAGAATTATTAATCCTAGATCAGACCTTTGGTGGCAACAATACAGAAAGAACTGAGTAACATTTTTAGTAAGAGAAAACAATCTCCAGAACTCGAGTAACATTTTTAGTAAGAGAAAAACAATCTCCAGAACTCGAGTAACATTTTTAGTAAGAGAAAACAATCTCAAACAGGAACATTCATACATGGCTGTCTCTATCTggagaaaaaataaaaattgaaAAGCTGAGAGTAGGCTATCACACTACATGCAGCAGCGCACATAGATTCTCAGGTGGGCAGTTACAGTACAGACATTAAGGAAGTAGGAGTAACTCAAACATAGTAAAAGAATTCATGTATACTATTTAAGAATGGTTATAAATTACTCAATAAGTATAGAAGCCCGAACATACAAAAATATGATGATGAGAAACTTTTTTGTAACCAGACAAAGACTGCTAGATGGTTTTTTATTATGTGAAGCTAAGAGAACTGATATGGAAAGACACATCACTACAAAGCAATCCCTATGCTACAGTATATCGGCATGTCAATGGAAAAGCATGGCAAATAAGATCAAGAATGCATGTTCATCCTATAAATGCGCCAGAACAAACTTTAGGTTCACCCCATGGATGTATAGTCCTCTACTGTTGCATAAATTTTAATACAATTTGTAGTCCTCTGCTGAGGCATACAAGCACTGAAGAAAGCTAAATGATCAAAAATATTGAAATGTAAGGAATGTCATGTCACAGTAGCGTAAACTCCTAAAGGAGCATCAATTGCAGTTGACTTTCCAAAATGTCTGATTGTAATGggcattattatttttattaGGCTGTCTTATTAGCAAAGGGAGACATATCTAACAAAAAATGGCACATAAACTGGAATTGAACAGACTATTTTAGCATATGAGGTTAGCATACTACCTAGAAGAGGGTATACAGTGTGTCAATAACTATAAGAAATCCCCCATTGTTTGAAAGCGAAAAAAGAAATAAGATAATGCATACAGCTAAAAGGTAGAGCATCTGAGTAGAATATTACCTCTGTGGTAGACCTGCTTGAGTAATAAAAGGAGCATATGCAGCTTCTCTCTCTACTGCTAATCGTTGAGCTTTCTGAAACTCTTTTAGGACTGCTTGAAAATCCTTTGCTAGCTTCGCATCAGCAATCTTTTTGGTAGGCTGTAGTTTAAAACATGGTCAGAATCACATTGTGTAGAAAATTAACCAGAAGCACATATGAAAGAGCAAATACATCCAAAATAATAAAGCCACAGAGGAATGAAGATGCAAAGATGGAAAACAAATATCAAGTGGAATACCATATATAAGAaatttggctaccacatttgatCTTTATATTCATGATTCCAGGAATTACTGGCATATTTTGTCATGGAGAGTATGGCACCATGCTAAAAACAATCATGACCACAAATGTCAAGAATGAAGGAAAACATTAGTAGTTATCTGCCAAAGGAGCCTAATTTATTAGCACGTCAGTACAAGACAACTCATATTTGAATACCAAATTGTATTTGAGGATTCCTGTCAAAATACATGAATTGGACAGGTTAATTACCATAACTAAACTCCAAAAGCACAATTGCTTTCTTATGTACTTGCAGAGTGCAAACAGCAAAATAAATTACAGTTCCAGGTTCTATTTAAGGGACAACGTTACAACAGAACAGATAGTAAGAATCGGCTAGAAAATATTTATTCATTTATTTAAGTTTCTATTATTAATGAACAAAAAATAACATCCAAGCTGAAGTATATGACTAAGAAAAGATGTAAAATCTACACGGTATCACTCATTTCCATGCTCGGACAAAAGGAGGGAAAACAGTACATAAATGCTTCTAAGTTCTAACAATAAAGGAAATATCAAACAGAAATATGTAAGTAGATCAAAGGGATAGACGCATACGGTGGCTTCAAGACGATGATCCGCCTCACTAGCTTGCTTAAGCTTCTCCGATGTATCCTTCACCAGTTGTGTTATGTGTGCTCGTGTCTTGTGTCTGCAAGCAACAGAACTGGTAGTTAGATGGCCTATCGTAGCAATTTGAACAAGAAAGTAAATGCTACCAAAAGAAGGTTAATCAAACGTTTAATAAAGTTAAAAAATATTAAGGGCTATAACACAGCATGACCAAGTTATAAATGATATAAATCACATCAATTTCAGAAGAAAGGGCGCTAAAACATTTCATTTGGTGTCACTGATGATGGGTCAATTCATGTATAGCACATACGGCCTCACCCGGTGATTCACCGAATTAACCTATGCGCGAAGGTTCAGCCAAGGGATGGGCAATTTGACGCCCTGCGCAGTAGGCGAAAAAAAAAGGGTTGCAATAAGCCCTAGGCAATCTCTTCTCTGGCATAAAAGATAGTGATTGTTCGCACGCATCCACCAAACAAACATAACCTAAATCGGGATCAGAAATCGAGCCGCGGGATTCTCCTCCAATCCCGCGCACGCTTCGGAAATCGTCACAGCGCCCAACCCGTGATTGCCAAATTCACTCCCTCAGCCGAACCAAAACGATCCTGGAAACGAGGGGAGGGGGGTAGGTAGGGTGAGACGGCGGCTCACATCCTGTCGCGGAGGTCGGGGGTGTCCTTGGGCGTGCCGAGCGTGTTGACGAGGCGCTGGAAGGTGGCGACCGCCGTGTTGATCTGGAAGACGCCCGACGCGACGGCCTGCGACGAGCCGgcgccggcccccgccgcccggccGTTCCTCCGCGGCGTCCCGCGGACGCCGTTCCCGGCCTCCAGGTCCTGGAAGCTCATCCCGCCCCCCGCGAATCGACCGATCGGCGGCCGGCTACGGGCGACTCGACGAAATTCCGGGGAGGATTTTGTGGAGGAAGAGGTCGTGGCCGGCCGAAAAGGGGGATTGGGGGCGGGGCTGCTCCGGTGTCACGGTTCGGTTTCGTCTCGTGGAGTTTAATTGGAGATTCCGGGATACGTACTACACTCGTGGGGTAGAGGGAGCCAAGGGAGGTAATTATGCTGTGCTGGTGTTGGGGCCAGGCCAGGTCAGGAGGGAGCTGGTTTTGTCGGGGCGCGTACGCGGCGTGATTCGCACACGGTCGCACACGCCGGCTAGAGGAGCGGGTGGGTCTGCCGATAAACGGGTCGCGGTTAATTAAATATTCTTTTTTAGCAGACACACATTTTTTACACAGAACAGACGCAAGCGCTTGCCTATGAACGCATGGCAAAAAAAAATTCTCTCTTAACCCAGAACAGACGCAAGCGTTGTGGTTTTGAAACGTTTGCGTTCATAGCGAACAAGTTGTTTTGTACACATGGCAAAGAAAAGAAACTTTCTCTCTTAATCCTATGGCAAATTCATTATATTTTTTGTCTTCTAAACATGCAATTTTAGGGCCTTTTTGTAATGCTCCCATGGCAATTTTTATCACTTATTCGCGTCAATTTTTTTATTAGGAGCATGGCCTTTTAATTATAAAGAGCGTCACAAATTTTAGTCTTAAGAGCATGgcatatttatttatttattatcaTGGAAaaatcttgcatgtgatttttatgTTTTCGGAAATGAAATATAAAGCATGGCAAATTATGTATTTTTTAACACTCGATTTCCATGAGCCTTATTTTTCTTAATAGCATGGCAAATTATGAACTGGTCATGGTAAAACTTCAGTGAAAACTTTTTCTTATAAATTAGGGAATGGCAATTGTAAATCTATgtttttctctgtcttttttgTAGAAGTAAAAAATTGGTTTCCCCTAAAAAATGATTTTTCTATTGATGGCAATTTTTATATAAAAATCAGCTAATTGGGCCTTTGGCCAACCGAGAGGCGGTTGGGGTCGAGCTGGACCCCCACTGGAGCGAACGCTCGAGTGAGAGTGTTTCGTTTGCTGGTTCGATCCTCCCCCAAGTGAACAAATCATTCGCTAGGGGAAACGTACTCAGCTGGCGACCGCCAGATATTAGGGTCCTTTTCTTTTGAGTTGGGATCTCTCTTTTAACTATCTGCTGTTAGGAAGCGATGTCATTTGGATCGAATTGTTTTGTCTTGTATAGTATGATCTTAATTTATAAGAAAAACTTTAAACTAATAATAACATATGTAGGAACGTTGGAATGATTTTAGAATTAGCTTTGAGCCTTTGACCTCATCGAAACTATTTTGTATGTTGTACATGAGCATGTTTATCTCCCCGTTTCAACTATATTCAAGCAGTTTTTTCTCCTAATGTGATTCCACATGATCACCAGGAAAATCATACAGTTTCTTTGTTCCCAGGTTTTTATAACCatcccttttcgaaaaaaaaggTTTTTATAACCATATTTTCCAAAAAGCCCTTAAGGTCGTGTTTGGCATTGTGATGAATCACAATAATCTCGTCCCATAAATTGATTATACATGTTTTACCATTTAGTTAGTTGCTTCCACATAATTATAAATGAAAGAGAAAACACAAATCGTGTCTTATATACTGGGAAAGTAGAGCGGATATATCAATCAATTGTGATAAAAAAAACATGTTCCTAAGTTCGTGTTTCTAGAATGTAGTCATTATAATATGTCTAAACACGGTTCATAAAATTTCGCAAATAATATTCAGTACAACAGCTATAAGTGTAGGAGTGATTAAGGAGGATATTACGTTTGCTTCAACCACTGATGGATAATTATAAGAAATTTTAAAAATAGATATCCTGGATAAAAAATCTTAATCAACTCGTGTTTATATTGGCACATACATTTAAACATAGAAAACAAAATTCCCACTCTTACAAAATAACGTAAAGTAAAAAAGACAATTAATAATATTAAGAGTCCATATACCATACAAGGAGGTTTAATATTTGCCTCCAACTGTTGGATGCATACTTCTGTCAAAACTCGATCAAAGGGGCCGATTTGGATCAATGGTACACCAATCAAGTCGCATTTTCCTTGCAAAATAAAAAATTAAAGTTGTATTTTATATTGAAACAGATGTACAATAacttgtactccctctgtcctgTAATATAGTATCTTGTATAGAACGGACAGAGTAATGTTAACTAAGTAGTGAGCTAATATTAGAGTATAATCGTTTAGTAGCTTCATACTATAGTTTTTTTTTCATTTGTTTTATTAATCGCTTTGGAGCAAGCAGCTATTCTATCCTGCTACGGATGCATCCGACTCGCCGCTGTGCAATTGCAGCCGGAGATCCCTGACGAAATCACATGGAAACTTTCAGCTTCAGGAAACTACACTGCTGCCTCGGCCTACAACATGCAATTCATTGGCATGATCAGATCTCCTCAGAACATAATTGTCTGGAACACTTGGGCTCCTGGGAAAATCAAGATCTTCTGCTGGTTATTGTTCAAGCAAAGAATCTGGTGTAATGTCAGACTAGAGAGAAGAGGATGGCCAAACGGATACTTCTATCAACTActtcctccgtttctaaatataagtctttttagacatttcaaatggtctacaacatacggatgtatgtagacatattttagagtgtagattcacttattttgctccgtatgtagtcacttgttagaGTTGTTAGTATTGATCTCTCCACCAATGGGCCCAAAGGCCCAAAGGCCCATTGGACCCTTGACTCGCTCCCTGATCGGGGGAGCCCAACCCAACTGGGTTGTGGTCCCCTGTCGCGCCGGCTATAAGAGGAAGGTGGTGGCCACTAGGGAAAGTGTGCAACAGAACCGTCGCCCACCTCTCTAACCTCACCGATCGAGGAAGGCCAGTCAGCGATGGGAAGCTCCACAACGCCCTGCCACTCCCCACCGACGCCATCAGCCACCTCGCAGTTGCTCTCTACACCGACCGTCGCTGCCCGTGCGCAGACCATCATCCGACGAACCAGCGATGGCCGGAAGGCTAAGGTAAACACCCGAATACAAATAATATCCCACTGATCCACACCTAGGTGATGATGTATTTACAACaagaatctctaaaaagacttatatttgagaacggagggagtatgtctcAGAAACCTGGAAACGGCGGCGCACCACTTCTGGCAGTGCGACTTTGCTCGGGCGGTTTGGCAGAGGCTAGCGGAGTGGACTGGATGTGCCGCCGTCGACCCGGCCAGATGGCAGCTGCTATCAAACTCCACTCAAATTGTCACCAAGATGATCGAGGACACCACCCCAGTTTCCAGAAAAGGTGCCAACTCCCGCATCCTCCTGGCGCCGTGGGAAATTTGGAGGGAAAGAAACAGCTGCACTTTCAGGGACAAGGTGGCCTCCGTTTCTGAGGTCGCTGCATCCATTAAAAGAGCGATCGACCTGTGGCGCGCTGCTGGCGCTACGTGCCTTGAGACCCGTTCGGGGATATGTCGGGAGATATGTAATTTTCAGACCTCTAGTTTCTATTTTCTCTCTGATTTCTTTTCTCTTCATTCCTTGACCTACGGGTCACCCCCGCCATGTTTaaattctccattgctctctGCTAAATCAATGAAAAGCCAGGAATCCCTggatctttcaaaaaaaaatcctgcTACGGATTTGTAGTAGCTTGGTAGCAATCCACTGGTGGGACAGACCGCAGCGGCGACGTGGGGGCGAAGAAACTGGAGCTTGCCGTCGAGAAGTTCAGCTGTGAACACGGCACGGCGACCGAGTATAATAATACAGTCAGAGACCAGATTTGGCGTCGTGCCTTCTTTTACGGACCTTTTATTTCCACCATCGACTGGGTTTTCTCGGATGGTGTCGCTTGCCCAGCTGGTCTCCGTCGGATGGACCGGTGAATGGTGATGGTGCCATGGTGGGCAGCAAGCAAGTGGCCCCTCTCGAGTTCTCCAGAACCTTTATTAGCTCTGTCGGCGTGCCGAGCAACCTTTTGAGTGTTGACATGATGCTGTTTTTCCTGAGGCTTAATTCTCGTCGTTAACTACTCTGCAGCTTTTCGCAAGATCCTACTGGCAGGCGCTTTACCAGATCTGTGTCTGATGTGGCATGTGTAAGCACGAACAATACTGGAGTGCTCCACTATGTTGCCTGCTTCTTTTTTTGAGAGTATTAATAAATAATTGGTAGTTTGGTACTCCTAATCCAAGTAGGCACGGATCTAGATCAGCCCAAGCACACTCTCGTATAGAATCATGAATTGGCAGAGTCGACCGGGATGTCAGAGGATCCATACCAACCAACTTGCACTCTGATATTGATGTAAAAAAAACTTTTACACTCTGGGTCCCGTCTTCCAACTTGTTTCCTTTCAAGTTACCTTATATCAATGGCTAGTGCTACAAATCAGTCGGCTGATGCGAGGGAATTTTAAACCGCCTCGTTGGCCGTTAGATTAGCTCCAATCGTACCGCCGGATCCCTTCCGCCAGTTGTTTTGAATGGTCAACGCGGACACGATCTCCTCCTCACATCGCATAACAGCCCCTACTCTCCTTCGATTTCGAAACACCCGGAGCTGCTGGCGACGACCGACAAACATCGACACGACGGTGCCCCGTCGCAGGACACGATGCCGCCGGTGATGCTCTATTGAAACGCCGGCCGCTCGATGAAGCTTCATCGCAACCTCGGCGGCCCCCGGCGAAGCCCATTGCAGcaatgccccctcccccccagcTTCATCACAACACCGGCGGACCCTTGCGAAGCTCCATCGCAACACCCCGATGCTTCCGTCGCAGCGTCGGCGTGTCCCGACACGGTGGTGCTCCATTTGCAGCGTCGACGTCGCTGTCGCAGCTCCCATCGCAGCGTCGGCGTCCCGACGCGACCTCCATTGTAGCGCCGGCCTCGACGTCAGTGTCGCAGCCCCCATCTCAGTGCCCCGACAAGGCGGTGCTCCATTGCAGCGCCGACGTCGACATCGCTGTCGCAGCTCCCATCGCAGCGCCGACCTCTCGACGCGGCGGTGCTCCATCGCAGCGCTGACATCGTCGTCGCAGCTTTGTGCTGCGTGGCAGCAACGGCAGACCGCATTGCAGCACCGCACGAGGAGTGTGCCGCAACGTTGTAGCACCGGCGGTGAAGTAGGTGTCCCCTCCCAGCAAGgcagtgttggggatcgtagcagaaatttaaaattttctacgcatcaccaagatccatctatggagtttactagcaacgagaaggaaggagtgcatctacatacccttgtagatcgcgagcggaagcgttcaagtgaacggggttgatggagtcgtactcgtcgtgatccaaatcaccgatgaccgagcgccgaacggacggcacctccgcgttcaacacacgtacggagcagcaacatctcctccttcttgatccagcaaggggaaaggagaggttgatggagatccagcagcacgacggcgtggtggtggaagtagcggggatcccggcagggcttcgccaagcgcaagcgggagggagaggtgtcacgggagggagagggaggcgccaggggctagggtactgctgccctccctcccccccactatatatagcccccccggggggcgccggccctggggatcccatctccaggggggcggcggccaaggggggtggcttgccccccaagccaagtggggcgcccccccacccccagggtttccaaccctaggcgcaggggaggcccaaggggggcgcaccagcccaccagtggctggttcccctccccacttcagcccatggggccctctgggataggtggccccacccggtggacccccgggacccttccggtggtcccggtacaataccgataacccccgaaactttcccggtggccgaaattggacttcctatatataattcttcacctccggaccattccggaactcctcgtgacgtccgggatctcatccgggactccgaacaactttcgggtttccgcatactaatatctctacaaccctagcgtcaccaaaccttaagtgtgtagaccctgcgggttcgggagacatgcagacatgaccgagacgactctccggtcaataaccaacagcgggatctggatacccatgttggctcccacatgttccacgatgatctcatcggatgaaccacgatgtcgaggattcaatcaatcccgtatacaattccctttgtcaatccgtacgttacttgcccgagattcgatcgtcggtatcccaataccttgttcaatctcgttaccggcaagtcactttactcgtaccgtaatgcatgatcccgtgaccaaacacttggtcacattgagctcattatgatgatgcattaccgagtgggcccagagatacctctccgtcatacggagtgacaaatcgcaGTCTCggtccgtgtcaacccaacagacactttcagagatacctgtagtgcacctttatagtcacccagttacgttgtgacgtttggtacacccaaagcactcttacggcatccgggagttacacgatctcatggtctaaggaaaagatacttgacattggaaaagctctagcaaacgaactacacgatctttgtgctatgcttaggattgggtcttgtccatcacatcattctcctaatgatgtgatcccgttatcaatgacatccaatgtccatagtcaggaaaccatgagtatctgttgatcaacgagctagtcaactagaggcttactagggacacgttgtggtctatgtattcacacatgtattacgatttccggataacacaattatagcatgaacaatagacaattatcatgaacaaggaaatataataataaccattttattattgcctctagggcatatttccaacaatctcccacttgcactagagtcaataatctagttacattgtgatgaatcgaacacccatagagttctggtgttgatcatgttttgctctagggagaggtttagtcaacggatctgccacattcaggtccgtatgtactttacaaatatctatgtctccattttgaacacttattcaagtaggcctttatactttccaagaattctatatcatttcccatcaatagtatgtcatccacatataatatgagaaatgctacagagctcccactcactttcttgtaaacacaggcttctccataagtctgtgtaaacccaaacgctttgatcatctcatcaaatcgaatgttccaactccgagatgcttgcaccagcccatagatggagcgctggagcttgcataccttgttagcattcttaggattgacaaaaccttccggctgcatcatatacaattcttccttaagaaagccgttaaggaatgccgttttgacgtccatttgccatatctcataatcatagaatgcggcaattgctaacatgactcggacggacttcagcttcgctatgggtgagaaagtctcatcgtagtcaacctcttgaacttgtcgataacccttagcgacaagtcgagccttatagatggtcacattaccatccgcgtctgtcttcttcttaaagatccatttgttttctatcgctcgccgatcatcgggcaagtcagtcaaagtccatacttcgttttcatacatggatcctatctcggatttcatggcttctagccatttgtcggaatctgggcccgccattgcttcttcataatTCGAAGGCtcactgttgtctaacaacatgatttccaggacagggttgccgtaccactctggtgcggaacgtgtccttgtggacctacgaagttcagcagtaacttgattcgaagcttcatgatcatcatcattaacttcctccccagtcagtgtaggcaccataggaacatcttcccgcactgcgctactttccggttcggaaggggtgactatcacctcatcaagttccactttcctcccacttatttctttcgagagaaactctttctccagaaaggacccgttctttgcaacaaagatcttgccttcggatctgaggtagaaggtatacccaatggtttccttggggtatcctatgaagacgcatttctccgacttgggttcgagcttttcaggttgaagtttcttgacataagcatcgcatccccaaacttttagaaacgacagcttaggtttcttcccaaaccataattcatacggtgtcgtctcaacggattttgacggagccctatttaaagtgaatgtggcagtctctaaagcatagccccaaaatgagagcggtagatcggtaagagacatcatagatcgcaccatatccaatagagtgcgattacgacgttcggacacaccgtttcgctgaggtgttccaggcggcgtgagttgtgaaactattccacatttccttaagtgtgtgccaaattcgtgacttaaatattcccccccacgatctgatcgtaagaactttatctttcggtcacgttgattctcaacctcactctgaaattccttgaacttttcaaaggtctcagacttgtgtttcattaggtagacatacccatatctactcaagtcatcagtgagagtgagaacataacgatagcctccgcgagcctcaacactcattggaccgcacacatcggtatgtatgatttccaataagttggttgctcgctccattgttccagagaacggagtcttggtcatcttacccatgaggcatggttcgcacgtgtcaaatgattcgtaatcaagagactccaaaagtccatctgcatggagctccttcatgcgcttgacaccaatgtgaccaaggcggcagtgccacaagtatgtgggactatcgttatcaactttacatcttttggtattcacactatgaatatgtgtaacatcacgttcgagattcattaagaataaaccattgactagcggggcatgaccataaaacatatctctcatataaatagaacaaccattattctcggatttaaatgagtagccatctcgcattaaacgagaccctgatacaatgttcatgctcaaagctggcactaaataataattattgaggtttaaaactaatcccgtaggtaaatgtagaggtagcgtgccgacggcgatcacatcgaccttggaaccattcccgacgcgcatcgtcaccttgtccttcgccagtctccgcttattccgcagctcctgttttgagttacaaatatgagcaaccgcaccggtatcaaatacccaggagctactacgagtactggtaaggtacacatcaattacatgtatatcacatatacctttggtgttgccggccttcttgtccgctaagtatttggggcagttccgcttccagtgaccacttcccttgcaataaaagcactcagtctcaggcttgggtccattctttggcttcttcccggcaactggcttaccgggcgcggcaactcccttgccgtccttcttgaagttcttcttacccttgcccttcttgaacttagtggttttattcaccatcaacacttgatgttcttttctgatctccacctccgctgatttcagcattgaatatacctcgggaatggtcttttccatcccctgcatattgaagttcatcacaaagctcttgtagctcggtggaagcgactgaaggattctgtcaatgaccgcgtcatc
The Aegilops tauschii subsp. strangulata cultivar AL8/78 chromosome 3, Aet v6.0, whole genome shotgun sequence genome window above contains:
- the LOC109769563 gene encoding syntaxin-22, with the protein product MSFQDLEAGNGVRGTPRRNGRAAGAGAGSSQAVASGVFQINTAVATFQRLVNTLGTPKDTPDLRDRIHKTRAHITQLVKDTSEKLKQASEADHRLEATPTKKIADAKLAKDFQAVLKEFQKAQRLAVEREAAYAPFITQAGLPQSYNSTEMNNGADKLAEQRTQLLESRRQELVFLDNEIVFNEAIIEERDQGIQEIQHQITEVNEIFKDLAVLVHDQGAMIDDIDTHIDNSVAATSQAKGQLSKAAKTQKSNSSLICLLMVIFGVVLLIVIIVLAA